The following are encoded together in the Azospirillum lipoferum 4B genome:
- a CDS encoding COX15/CtaA family protein, producing MTAIASDSLASSARPNPNRPIAVWLLVCAAMVLAMAVIGAITRLTESGLSMVEWKPLIGILPPLSEAEWNRVFDLYKQTPEFRIYNSHMDLAGFQSIFWWEWFHRLWGQLIGFVFLIPFLRFWMQGRISPELWPKLMGLFLLGGLQGGIGWFMVKSGLVDAPNVSHYRLALHLGTAILIYALLLRTALGLLDPLPLAGWRPEAAGLRRLAGWALGLVAVTIVWGAFVAGSDAGLAYNTFPLMAGHWIPPEVNTLTPWWVNPFENTAAIQLIHRTLAILTGVVVLVLSARVLNARLPGRAGRAALASAAMILLQIALGIVTLLTVVWLPVAAAHQAGAILVVSMLVWLQFELRPVRGE from the coding sequence GTGACCGCCATTGCCTCCGACAGCCTCGCCTCCTCCGCCCGCCCCAATCCGAATCGGCCGATTGCCGTCTGGCTTCTGGTCTGCGCCGCCATGGTGCTGGCCATGGCCGTGATCGGCGCCATCACCCGGCTGACCGAATCCGGCCTGTCGATGGTGGAATGGAAACCGTTGATCGGCATCCTGCCGCCCTTGTCGGAGGCGGAGTGGAACCGGGTCTTCGACCTCTACAAGCAGACGCCAGAGTTCCGCATCTACAACAGCCACATGGATCTGGCGGGGTTCCAGTCGATCTTCTGGTGGGAGTGGTTCCACCGGCTGTGGGGCCAGTTGATCGGCTTCGTCTTCCTCATCCCCTTCCTGCGCTTCTGGATGCAGGGCCGCATCTCGCCCGAACTGTGGCCGAAACTGATGGGCCTGTTCCTACTGGGCGGGCTGCAGGGCGGCATCGGCTGGTTCATGGTGAAGAGCGGGCTGGTCGATGCGCCGAACGTCAGCCATTACCGGCTGGCCCTGCATCTCGGCACCGCGATCCTGATCTACGCCTTGCTTCTGCGCACTGCGCTGGGGCTGCTCGACCCGCTGCCGCTGGCGGGGTGGCGTCCGGAGGCTGCCGGCCTGCGCCGCCTTGCCGGCTGGGCGCTTGGGCTGGTCGCCGTCACCATCGTCTGGGGCGCCTTCGTTGCCGGGTCGGACGCCGGCCTCGCCTACAACACCTTCCCGCTGATGGCCGGCCACTGGATTCCGCCGGAGGTGAACACCCTGACCCCCTGGTGGGTCAATCCGTTCGAGAACACCGCGGCGATCCAGCTCATCCACCGCACACTGGCGATCCTGACCGGCGTCGTGGTCCTGGTGCTGTCCGCCCGCGTCTTGAACGCCCGCCTGCCCGGCCGCGCCGGCCGCGCAGCATTGGCGTCGGCCGCCATGATCCTGCTGCAGATCGCGCTGGGCATCGTCACGCTGCTGACCGTGGTGTGGCTCCCGGTCGCCGCCGCCCATCAGGCGGGCGCCATCCTGGTGGTGTCGATGCTGGTGTGGCTGCAGTTCGAACTGCGGCCGGTGCGGGGGGAGTAA
- the ccoS gene encoding cbb3-type cytochrome oxidase assembly protein CcoS translates to MDELLYLIAIALSLGGLGLTAFLWALKSGQFDDLDGAAHRVLFDDDLPAASRPGTDPAAPEAVRRQ, encoded by the coding sequence ATGGACGAGCTTCTCTATCTGATCGCGATCGCGCTCAGCCTGGGCGGTCTGGGGCTGACGGCCTTTCTGTGGGCGCTGAAGTCCGGCCAGTTTGACGATCTCGACGGCGCGGCGCACCGCGTCCTGTTCGACGACGACCTGCCGGCGGCCTCCCGGCCGGGGACCGATCCGGCCGCCCCGGAGGCCGTCCGGAGGCAATAG
- a CDS encoding FixH family protein, translating to MTISTTTGNRSAAPKRVKQPRQKGWYIPWIFVGLFMIVLAVNAIMVHFAVSSWTGVQTENHFIKGINYNKDLAGARAQAERGWQVQAEFTSTEPRKALVAITARDKEGRVLKDAVVTVSMIRPTTVGHDRTLTLPYLGEGRYGAPVELDLEGQWDMRFVITHATGDYQDQKRVWVQ from the coding sequence ATGACCATCAGCACGACCACCGGAAACCGTTCCGCCGCTCCGAAGCGTGTGAAGCAGCCGCGCCAGAAGGGATGGTACATCCCCTGGATCTTCGTCGGGCTCTTCATGATCGTTCTGGCGGTGAATGCGATCATGGTCCATTTCGCCGTGTCGAGCTGGACCGGGGTGCAGACCGAGAACCACTTCATCAAGGGCATCAACTACAACAAAGATCTCGCCGGCGCCCGCGCCCAGGCCGAACGCGGCTGGCAGGTGCAGGCGGAATTCACCAGCACCGAGCCGCGCAAGGCCCTGGTCGCCATCACCGCCCGCGACAAGGAGGGCCGTGTCCTGAAGGATGCCGTCGTCACCGTGTCGATGATCCGTCCGACCACCGTCGGCCACGACAGGACGCTGACCCTGCCCTATCTGGGCGAGGGCCGGTACGGCGCCCCGGTGGAGCTGGACCTGGAAGGCCAGTGGGACATGCGTTTCGTCATCACCCACGCCACCGGCGACTATCAGGACCAGAAGCGCGTCTGGGTGCAGTGA
- a CDS encoding zinc-binding alcohol dehydrogenase family protein, whose amino-acid sequence MKAIGYRKCLPVTDADALIDVEIDRPTPTGRDLLVRVEAVSVNPVDTKLRRNAAPADGDLRILGFDAAGVVEAVGPDVTLFRPGDAVFYAGAIDRPGTNAEFHLVDECIVGARPASLSVAEAAALPLTAITAWEMLFHRLGLPRDGGEGKSLLIVGGAGGVGSIAIQLARRLTKVRVLATASRQETADWVRELGAHDVIDHSRPMAEQVKALGLSGVEYIFSTTATDRHFQDLVELVAPQGCIGLIDDPEPIDVRLLKRKSVSLHWELMFTRPLFQTDDMVAQHELLSEVSRLVDAGTLRTTLTGTLGRIDAATLRKAHALIESGKARGKLVLEGF is encoded by the coding sequence ATGAAAGCCATCGGTTACCGCAAGTGCCTGCCCGTCACCGACGCCGACGCGCTGATCGACGTCGAGATCGACCGTCCGACCCCAACCGGCCGCGACCTGCTGGTCCGGGTGGAGGCGGTTTCCGTCAATCCCGTCGACACCAAGCTGCGCCGCAACGCCGCTCCCGCCGATGGTGATCTGCGCATCCTGGGCTTCGACGCCGCCGGTGTGGTCGAGGCGGTCGGGCCGGATGTCACCCTGTTCCGTCCCGGCGATGCTGTCTTCTATGCGGGCGCCATCGACCGCCCCGGCACCAATGCGGAATTCCATCTGGTCGACGAGTGCATCGTCGGCGCCCGCCCGGCCAGCCTGAGCGTCGCGGAAGCCGCCGCCCTGCCGCTGACCGCCATCACGGCGTGGGAGATGCTGTTCCACCGGCTGGGCCTGCCGCGCGACGGCGGAGAAGGAAAATCGCTGCTGATCGTCGGCGGGGCCGGCGGTGTCGGTTCCATCGCCATCCAGCTGGCCCGCCGGTTGACCAAGGTCCGCGTGCTGGCCACCGCGTCGCGTCAGGAGACCGCCGACTGGGTGCGCGAGTTGGGCGCCCATGACGTGATCGACCACAGCCGGCCGATGGCGGAGCAGGTGAAGGCGCTGGGGCTGTCCGGCGTCGAATACATCTTCTCCACCACCGCGACCGACCGCCATTTCCAGGATCTGGTGGAGCTGGTGGCGCCGCAGGGCTGCATCGGCCTGATCGACGACCCCGAGCCCATCGACGTCCGCCTGCTGAAGCGCAAGAGCGTCTCGCTCCATTGGGAGCTGATGTTCACCCGCCCGCTGTTCCAGACTGACGATATGGTCGCCCAGCATGAGCTGCTGAGCGAGGTGTCACGTCTGGTCGATGCCGGCACCCTGCGCACCACGCTGACGGGAACGCTGGGCCGCATCGACGCCGCCACCCTGCGCAAGGCCCATGCCCTGATCGAATCGGGCAAGGCCCGCGGCAAACTGGTGCTGGAAGGCTTCTGA
- a CDS encoding Crp/Fnr family transcriptional regulator: MNPCGACPVRSLTVCAALEPEELRRLADILQNVRMDAGHTLFAEGDAADALYNVTSGTVKLYKLLPDGRRQITGFLVTGDFLGLAVNDSYAYTAETVTSASLCRFPRKKIDALLEEFPKMQRRLFSMASNELAAAQDQMLLLGRKTAKEKICSFLLMLSQRAARRGHKENPVFVPMSRADIADYLGLTTETVSRTFTQLKTAGVISLQEGNKVLIADIDAMYDLAEGA; the protein is encoded by the coding sequence ATGAATCCCTGCGGGGCCTGTCCCGTGCGCAGCCTGACGGTTTGCGCCGCGCTGGAACCGGAGGAGCTGCGCCGCCTTGCCGATATTCTGCAGAATGTGCGCATGGATGCCGGCCACACCCTGTTCGCCGAAGGCGACGCGGCCGACGCGCTCTACAACGTCACCTCCGGTACGGTGAAGCTGTACAAGCTGCTGCCGGACGGGCGCCGCCAGATCACCGGCTTCCTGGTGACCGGCGACTTCCTGGGGCTGGCCGTCAACGACAGCTATGCCTATACCGCGGAGACCGTCACCAGCGCCTCGCTCTGCCGCTTCCCGCGCAAGAAGATCGACGCGCTGCTGGAGGAATTCCCCAAGATGCAGCGGCGCCTGTTCTCCATGGCGTCGAACGAGCTGGCCGCCGCGCAGGACCAGATGCTCCTGCTGGGCCGCAAGACGGCGAAGGAGAAGATCTGCTCCTTCCTGCTGATGCTGTCGCAGCGGGCCGCCCGCCGCGGCCACAAGGAAAACCCGGTCTTCGTGCCGATGAGCCGCGCCGACATCGCCGACTATCTGGGCCTGACCACCGAGACGGTCAGCCGCACCTTCACCCAGTTGAAGACTGCGGGCGTGATCTCGTTGCAGGAAGGCAACAAGGTCCTGATCGCGGACATCGATGCGATGTACGATCTGGCCGAAGGGGCGTGA
- a CDS encoding lysozyme gives MTTKPVCQAAVDLVKHFEGLYLEAYLCPAGVPTIGYGHTAGVKMGQTITADQADSFLASDLTEAAGHVDALVTVPLNDDQRGALSSFVFNLGAGSLQSSTLLKLLNARDYDEAAGQFGRWVYATVNGKKTQLPGLVARRAAETALFQGQTAQAQGGIGTA, from the coding sequence ATGACCACCAAGCCGGTCTGCCAAGCCGCGGTCGACCTCGTGAAGCATTTCGAAGGTCTGTATCTCGAAGCCTATCTCTGCCCGGCGGGCGTTCCCACCATCGGCTACGGCCACACGGCCGGCGTGAAGATGGGCCAGACCATCACCGCCGATCAGGCCGACAGCTTCCTCGCCTCCGACCTGACGGAGGCCGCCGGCCATGTGGACGCGCTGGTGACGGTGCCGCTCAACGACGACCAGCGCGGCGCCCTGTCCTCCTTCGTCTTCAACCTGGGGGCCGGCAGCCTGCAAAGCTCGACCCTGCTGAAGCTGCTGAACGCCCGCGACTATGACGAGGCCGCAGGCCAGTTCGGCCGCTGGGTCTATGCCACGGTGAACGGCAAGAAGACCCAATTGCCGGGCCTCGTCGCCCGCCGGGCGGCCGAGACGGCGCTGTTCCAGGGCCAGACCGCCCAGGCCCAGGGCGGCATCGGCACGGCCTGA
- the groL gene encoding chaperonin GroEL (60 kDa chaperone family; promotes refolding of misfolded polypeptides especially under stressful conditions; forms two stacked rings of heptamers to form a barrel-shaped 14mer; ends can be capped by GroES; misfolded proteins enter the barrel where they are refolded when GroES binds), with protein sequence MAAKDVKFGPTAREKLLRGVDILADAVKVTLGPKGRNVVIEKSFGAPRITKDGVSVAKEIELSDKFENMGAQMVREVASKTNDLAGDGTTTATVLAQAIVREGVTKVAAGLNPMDLKRGIDIAVAAVVADIQARAKKVTTNDEIAQVGTISANGEAEIGKMIAQAMERVGNEGVITVEEAKSLDTELDVVEGMQFDRGYLSPYFITNADKMIADLENPFILLHEKKLSGLQPLLPVLEAVVQSSRPLLIIAEDIEGEALATLVVNKLRGGLKIAAVKAPGFGDRRKAMLEDMAILTGGQVISEDLGIKLENVTLDMLGTAKKVVISKETTTIVDGAGEKADIEARCGQIRAQAEETTSDYDREKLQERLAKLAGGVAVIRVGGATEVEVKERKDRVDDAMHATRAAVEEGVVAGGGSALLYAGKALDKLVPVNDEQRVGIDIIRRALQAPVRQIAYNAGTDGSIVVGKLLDQNDANFGYDAQKGEFTDLVAAGIIDPVKVVRTALQDAASIAGLLITTEAMIAEKPEKKAAPGGMPGGMGGMDDMGF encoded by the coding sequence ATGGCTGCCAAAGACGTCAAGTTCGGCCCCACCGCGCGCGAGAAGCTGCTGCGTGGCGTTGACATCCTCGCCGACGCCGTGAAGGTCACGCTGGGTCCGAAGGGCCGCAACGTCGTGATCGAGAAGTCCTTCGGCGCTCCGCGCATCACCAAGGACGGTGTGTCGGTCGCCAAGGAAATCGAACTTTCGGACAAGTTCGAGAACATGGGCGCCCAGATGGTCCGCGAGGTCGCCTCGAAGACCAACGATCTGGCCGGTGACGGCACCACCACCGCCACCGTCCTGGCCCAGGCCATCGTCCGCGAAGGCGTGACCAAGGTCGCCGCCGGCCTGAACCCGATGGACCTGAAGCGCGGCATCGACATCGCCGTCGCCGCCGTCGTCGCCGACATCCAGGCTCGCGCCAAGAAGGTCACGACCAACGACGAGATCGCCCAGGTCGGCACCATCTCCGCCAACGGCGAAGCCGAAATCGGCAAGATGATCGCCCAGGCGATGGAGCGCGTCGGCAACGAAGGCGTCATCACGGTGGAAGAGGCCAAGAGCCTGGACACCGAGCTGGACGTCGTCGAGGGCATGCAGTTCGACCGCGGCTACCTGTCGCCGTACTTCATCACCAACGCCGACAAGATGATCGCGGACCTCGAAAACCCGTTCATCCTGCTGCACGAGAAGAAGCTGTCGGGCCTCCAGCCCCTGCTGCCGGTCCTCGAGGCCGTCGTTCAGTCGTCGCGTCCGCTGCTGATCATCGCCGAGGACATCGAGGGCGAGGCCCTGGCCACCCTGGTCGTCAACAAGCTGCGCGGCGGCCTGAAGATCGCCGCCGTGAAGGCCCCGGGCTTCGGTGATCGCCGCAAGGCGATGCTGGAGGACATGGCCATCCTGACCGGCGGCCAGGTCATCAGCGAAGACCTCGGCATCAAGCTCGAGAACGTCACCCTCGACATGCTGGGCACCGCCAAGAAGGTCGTGATCTCCAAGGAGACCACCACGATCGTCGACGGCGCCGGCGAGAAGGCCGACATCGAAGCCCGTTGCGGCCAGATCCGCGCCCAGGCCGAGGAGACCACCTCGGACTACGACCGCGAGAAGCTGCAGGAGCGTCTGGCCAAGCTGGCCGGCGGCGTCGCGGTCATCCGCGTCGGCGGTGCGACCGAGGTCGAGGTGAAGGAGCGCAAGGATCGCGTTGACGACGCCATGCACGCCACCCGCGCCGCGGTGGAAGAGGGCGTGGTCGCCGGTGGCGGTTCGGCCCTGCTGTACGCCGGCAAGGCGCTGGACAAGCTGGTCCCGGTCAACGACGAGCAGCGCGTCGGCATCGACATCATCCGCCGCGCCCTGCAGGCCCCGGTCCGTCAGATCGCCTACAACGCCGGCACCGACGGTTCCATCGTCGTCGGCAAGCTGCTGGACCAGAACGACGCCAACTTCGGCTACGACGCCCAGAAGGGTGAGTTCACCGATCTGGTCGCCGCCGGCATCATCGACCCGGTGAAGGTGGTCCGCACCGCCCTGCAGGATGCGGCCTCGATCGCCGGCCTGCTGATCACCACCGAGGCGATGATCGCCGAGAAGCCGGAGAAGAAGGCTGCTCCGGGCGGCATGCCGGGCGGCATGGGCGGCATGGACGACATGGGCTTCTGA
- a CDS encoding response regulator transcription factor, with protein sequence MPLQMPVPVSVNTACLIHIVDGDLLSRSTLSRALGAVGIACRVHSTGADALAVLGTASSCIVVRSDLPDMTAIEFMAEASLHGHDLPVLVVTEQGDVDAAVAAMKAGASDCIARPFAVPAFLDRLRACLASGTPHAEQRDRSRDAVRRLTLLSRRESEVLELIVEGKQSKTIAWELGISIKTVEVHRARIMEKTGCRSIVGLGRLWEAAEMLRSRDLPRALPIRQPAMMEAIAS encoded by the coding sequence ATGCCCCTGCAAATGCCTGTGCCGGTTTCCGTCAATACCGCCTGCCTCATCCACATCGTCGACGGCGACCTGCTGTCGCGCAGCACGCTCTCGCGGGCACTGGGGGCCGTCGGCATCGCCTGCCGCGTCCACAGCACCGGCGCCGACGCGCTGGCCGTGCTGGGCACCGCCTCCTCCTGCATCGTCGTGCGCAGCGACCTGCCGGACATGACCGCCATCGAGTTCATGGCCGAGGCCTCGCTGCATGGCCATGACCTGCCGGTTCTGGTCGTCACCGAACAGGGCGACGTCGACGCCGCCGTGGCCGCGATGAAGGCCGGGGCGTCCGACTGCATCGCCCGGCCCTTCGCCGTCCCGGCCTTCCTGGATCGGCTGCGCGCCTGCCTTGCGTCCGGCACCCCCCATGCCGAGCAGCGTGACCGCAGCCGCGACGCCGTCCGCCGCCTCACCCTGCTGAGCCGCCGCGAGTCGGAGGTGCTGGAACTGATCGTAGAAGGCAAGCAGAGCAAGACCATCGCCTGGGAGTTGGGCATCAGCATCAAGACGGTGGAGGTCCACCGCGCCCGCATCATGGAGAAGACCGGCTGCCGGTCCATCGTCGGGCTGGGCCGCTTGTGGGAAGCGGCGGAGATGCTGCGCAGCCGCGACCTGCCGCGTGCGCTGCCCATCCGCCAGCCGGCGATGATGGAAGCTATCGCGTCCTGA
- a CDS encoding DMT family transporter: MPADRTAPVKGSRLADQAWLLMLLPPLFWAGNAVLGRAVAGAVPPIGLAFWRWCLGMLIVLPFAWPHLRHDITPILARWKSVLLLGTLGIGIYNTFQYIALNTTTALNCVMLQSSMPVMIVLMSLVLFRDRIGAMQGVGIVVSLVGAMTLISHGDPATLLGLELNAGDVWMLAAVVIYAAYTTLLRRRPPIHGLSFIVVTFAIGAVELLPFYIWESLSGHPVQASGITLLAVGYTVLFPSIAAYLCFNRAVELLGPNTAGLAIHLVPVFGSLLAILFLGEQPHLYHGIGIALIAAGIVLATRRRV; the protein is encoded by the coding sequence ATGCCAGCCGACCGCACCGCTCCCGTCAAAGGATCCCGTCTCGCCGATCAGGCCTGGCTGCTGATGCTGCTGCCGCCGCTGTTCTGGGCAGGCAACGCGGTCCTGGGGCGTGCGGTCGCCGGGGCCGTGCCGCCCATCGGGCTGGCCTTCTGGCGCTGGTGCCTGGGCATGCTGATCGTGCTGCCCTTCGCCTGGCCGCATCTGCGCCACGACATCACGCCGATCCTGGCGCGGTGGAAGAGTGTGCTGCTGCTGGGCACGCTGGGCATCGGCATCTACAACACCTTCCAATACATCGCGCTGAACACGACGACCGCGCTGAACTGCGTGATGCTGCAGTCGTCGATGCCCGTGATGATCGTCCTGATGAGCCTCGTCCTGTTCCGCGACCGGATCGGGGCGATGCAGGGGGTGGGAATCGTCGTGTCGCTGGTCGGCGCGATGACGCTGATCTCCCACGGCGATCCCGCGACGCTGCTGGGGCTGGAGTTGAACGCGGGCGATGTCTGGATGCTGGCGGCGGTGGTGATCTATGCCGCCTACACCACGCTGCTGCGCCGCCGGCCGCCGATCCATGGCCTGAGCTTCATCGTCGTCACCTTCGCCATCGGTGCGGTGGAATTGCTGCCCTTCTATATCTGGGAAAGCCTGAGCGGGCATCCGGTGCAGGCGAGCGGCATCACGCTGCTGGCGGTCGGCTATACCGTGCTGTTCCCGTCCATCGCCGCCTATCTCTGTTTCAACCGGGCGGTGGAACTGCTCGGCCCCAACACGGCGGGCCTCGCCATCCACCTGGTGCCCGTCTTCGGCAGCCTGCTGGCCATTCTGTTCCTGGGCGAGCAGCCGCATCTCTATCACGGGATCGGCATTGCCCTGATCGCCGCCGGCATCGTCCTGGCGACCCGCCGCCGCGTCTGA
- a CDS encoding heavy metal translocating P-type ATPase metal-binding domain-containing protein: MSVCLHCGQELGEQAATNGNSDTTATDGAGPFCCTGCAAAYDLVRGLGLERYYERRSVDPTARPLRPDDTPTVDYEPHAREESDGSRSLHLMVDGMQCAACVWLIESALSRQPGVGHARMNMTTRRLTVRWNPKATDANAVVGTVAQLGYRAVPFDPDRLGGVQAKGEKELLRAMAVAGFAMGNVMLLSVSVWAGHSQGMGTATRDLMHWISALICMPAIAYALRPFARSALSALRHGRTNMDVPITIGVLLATGMSLFETIHSGEHAYFDGAVMLLFFLLIGRYLDQRARGRARSAAEQLLGLRANAVTILREDGTSTVVPPEQVTSGTTILVAAGERIPVDGRVSDGISDLDTGLITGETVPGTARPGDQVFAGTLNLTAPLRLTVTAVGEGTLLAEIVRLMEVAEQGRAKYVAIADRVSRLYAPVVHLAALSTFGAWMLLGGAMWQDALMNAIAVLIITCPCALALAVPVVQVIASGRLMRQGTLLKSPTALERLAAIDTVVFDKTGTLTEGRPVPQLDGVPADDLALAASLAAASRHPLARALAAAAPQVPVAAGVREIAGAGLSLQTPDGEVRLGSRRFTGAPLEAEDAAGPELWLARPGEEPRRILFLDAPRPDAAAVVAALKARGLEVRLLSGDRKGAVAAVAERLGIADWRAEQTPADKTTVLAELAAQGRTVLMVGDGLNDAPALAAAAVSMSPSTAVDVSQTAADVVFQGRLLRPIVETVEVARRSGRLVRQNFGIALVYNLCAVPLAMGGMLTPLLAALAMSSSSLIVILNALRLARGAVVKDIPVQDMAGRDLPGKDSGDGRASLSDRDRAQPGRSGADGLSVGAEVRPV; the protein is encoded by the coding sequence ATGAGCGTCTGCCTCCATTGCGGACAGGAACTGGGCGAGCAAGCCGCCACCAACGGCAACTCCGACACGACCGCCACCGACGGGGCCGGCCCCTTCTGCTGCACCGGCTGCGCCGCCGCCTACGATCTCGTCCGCGGATTGGGGCTGGAACGCTATTACGAGCGCCGCAGCGTCGATCCCACCGCGCGCCCGCTGCGCCCCGACGACACCCCGACGGTGGATTACGAACCGCATGCGCGCGAGGAGTCCGACGGCAGCCGTAGCCTGCACCTGATGGTCGACGGCATGCAGTGCGCGGCCTGCGTCTGGCTGATCGAATCGGCGCTCAGCCGCCAGCCGGGCGTCGGCCATGCCCGCATGAACATGACGACGCGCCGGCTGACGGTGCGCTGGAACCCCAAGGCCACCGACGCCAACGCGGTGGTCGGCACCGTCGCGCAGCTGGGCTATCGCGCCGTGCCCTTCGATCCGGACCGGTTGGGCGGCGTCCAGGCCAAGGGCGAGAAGGAGCTTCTGCGCGCCATGGCCGTGGCGGGCTTCGCCATGGGCAACGTCATGCTGCTGTCGGTGTCGGTCTGGGCCGGCCACAGCCAGGGCATGGGCACCGCCACCCGCGACCTGATGCACTGGATTTCGGCGCTGATCTGCATGCCGGCCATCGCCTATGCGCTGCGTCCCTTCGCGCGCTCGGCGCTGTCGGCCCTGCGCCATGGGCGCACCAACATGGACGTGCCGATCACCATCGGTGTCCTGCTGGCCACCGGCATGAGCCTGTTCGAGACGATCCACAGCGGCGAGCACGCCTATTTCGACGGCGCGGTGATGCTGCTGTTCTTCCTGCTGATCGGCCGCTATCTCGACCAGCGGGCGCGCGGCCGGGCACGCTCGGCGGCGGAACAGCTGCTGGGCCTGCGCGCCAACGCCGTCACCATCCTGCGCGAGGACGGCACCAGCACCGTCGTGCCGCCGGAACAGGTCACCAGCGGTACCACCATCCTGGTCGCGGCGGGCGAGCGCATTCCGGTGGACGGGCGGGTGTCCGACGGCATCTCCGACCTCGACACCGGCCTGATCACCGGCGAGACGGTGCCGGGCACCGCAAGGCCGGGCGACCAGGTCTTCGCCGGAACGCTGAACCTGACCGCGCCGCTGCGCCTGACCGTCACCGCAGTGGGGGAGGGCACGCTGCTGGCCGAGATCGTCCGGCTGATGGAGGTGGCCGAACAGGGCCGCGCCAAATATGTCGCCATCGCCGACCGGGTGTCGCGGCTCTATGCCCCGGTGGTGCATCTGGCAGCCTTGAGCACCTTCGGTGCCTGGATGCTGCTGGGCGGGGCGATGTGGCAGGACGCGCTGATGAACGCCATCGCCGTGCTGATCATCACCTGCCCCTGCGCGCTGGCGTTGGCGGTGCCGGTGGTGCAGGTGATCGCCAGCGGCCGGCTGATGCGCCAGGGCACCCTGTTGAAGAGCCCGACCGCGCTGGAACGACTCGCCGCCATCGACACGGTGGTGTTCGACAAGACCGGCACCCTGACCGAAGGGCGCCCGGTGCCCCAGCTGGACGGAGTGCCGGCGGATGATCTGGCGCTGGCGGCCTCGCTGGCCGCGGCCAGCCGCCATCCGCTGGCCCGCGCGCTCGCCGCCGCCGCGCCGCAGGTGCCGGTGGCCGCAGGCGTGCGCGAGATCGCCGGTGCCGGCCTGTCGCTGCAGACCCCGGATGGGGAGGTGCGGCTGGGCAGCCGCCGCTTCACCGGCGCGCCGCTGGAGGCGGAGGACGCCGCCGGTCCGGAGCTGTGGCTTGCCCGTCCGGGCGAGGAGCCGCGGCGGATCCTGTTCCTCGACGCTCCACGGCCGGACGCCGCCGCCGTGGTGGCGGCGCTGAAGGCGCGCGGGCTGGAGGTGCGGCTGCTGTCGGGCGACCGCAAGGGGGCGGTGGCGGCGGTGGCGGAACGGCTGGGCATCGCCGACTGGCGGGCCGAGCAGACGCCTGCCGACAAGACCACCGTGCTGGCCGAGCTGGCAGCCCAGGGACGCACCGTCCTGATGGTGGGCGATGGGCTGAACGATGCCCCGGCGCTGGCTGCGGCGGCGGTGTCGATGTCGCCATCCACCGCGGTGGATGTCAGCCAGACCGCGGCGGACGTGGTGTTCCAGGGCCGCCTGCTGCGCCCGATCGTCGAGACGGTGGAGGTCGCCCGCCGGTCCGGCCGTCTGGTCCGGCAGAATTTCGGCATCGCGCTGGTGTATAACCTCTGCGCCGTGCCGCTCGCGATGGGCGGAATGCTGACGCCGCTGCTGGCGGCGCTCGCCATGTCGTCGTCGTCGCTGATCGTCATTCTCAACGCGCTGCGGCTGGCCCGCGGTGCCGTCGTCAAGGATATTCCCGTCCAGGATATGGCTGGGCGGGATCTGCCGGGTAAGGATTCGGGTGATGGACGAGCTTCTCTATCTGATCGCGATCGCGCTCAGCCTGGGCGGTCTGGGGCTGACGGCCTTTCTGTGGGCGCTGAAGTCCGGCCAGTTTGA
- the groES gene encoding co-chaperone GroES, which produces MKFRPLHDRVVVKRLESDTKTKGGIIIPDTAKEKPQEGEIIAVGPGARDEAGKVVALDVKAGDRILFGKWSGTEVKIEGVDYLIMKESDIMGVIEA; this is translated from the coding sequence ATGAAGTTCCGCCCGCTGCACGACCGCGTCGTCGTCAAGCGTCTGGAGTCCGACACCAAGACCAAGGGTGGGATCATCATCCCCGACACGGCCAAGGAAAAGCCGCAGGAAGGCGAGATCATCGCCGTCGGCCCCGGCGCCCGTGACGAGGCCGGCAAGGTCGTGGCGCTGGACGTCAAGGCCGGCGACCGTATCCTGTTCGGCAAGTGGTCGGGCACGGAAGTGAAGATCGAAGGCGTCGATTACCTGATCATGAAGGAATCGGACATCATGGGCGTCATCGAGGCCTAA
- a CDS encoding usg protein, translating to MANLILQLRDFRLTTAEILYHMPDHPGLLQSYLWQDLDRAPEYPVLRRFLDFWQRNLDGKLHSVRLASQTLITPGELRHAAADFHIH from the coding sequence ATGGCCAATCTCATCCTTCAGCTCCGCGATTTCCGCCTGACCACGGCCGAGATCCTCTATCACATGCCGGACCATCCCGGCCTTCTGCAGAGCTACCTGTGGCAGGATCTGGATCGGGCGCCGGAATATCCCGTGCTGCGCCGCTTTCTCGATTTCTGGCAGCGCAATCTCGACGGCAAGCTGCATTCGGTCCGGCTGGCGAGCCAGACCCTGATCACTCCCGGCGAGTTGCGCCATGCCGCCGCGGATTTCCATATTCACTGA